Sequence from the Marinobacter antarcticus genome:
ATTGCTGGGAGTGAGTGTTTGCGTCCGCCGAGTTCTGAAGTTCTGTGCTGTAGTCCATTAAGAAAACCAAAATCGAAAAAGCATGAGTTACATTTGGTCTTTTACCAAAATGGTATGGATCAGGAGAACGCCAGTGCCTTGGCCTGGATCACGCTAATCAGTGACACAAGAATACAAGATAGTCACAGATTTTATGAATTGCAAAGACGATGAGAGCAAGTTTTGGCAAGCCCTGGTTTCTCATGAGGGGATAAAAGAAATCGGCTGAAAATGCTATGATTTCAAGAGCCTAACCAATCCACCAAGCACTAACAGCCGCTATCAAAAATGGTACATGAAAAACTGACCTTCTCGCCGCCAGATCGAAGCCGATTTCTCCGGTGGCCACATCACCTCCGATGCCGGACTGCTTTTGCTTAGGGAAGTCGACAAACGACATGGACTCACTCAGCGCCTGGCCTCAGTTCTCAATGATCTACGCAGCCCACAGCTGGCTCGTCACAAACTGGAGACCATGACCCGACAACGGGTATTCGGTGTGGCAGCCGGGTACGAAGACTTGAATGATCATGAAGCGTTGCGATTTGGCCAGGCGCTTCAGACCGCCATGAGCGAGGACAACATCCTGGCGGGCGAGTCCACCCTTTGCAGGATGGAGCAGCGAGTGGATCGGCAGTCGGTAGTAAAAAGCCACGAATTGCTCTGGAATCACTTCATTGAACAGCATGACAAACCATCCAAGGAGATCGTGCTGGATTTTGATGGCACCGATGTGCCAGTGCATGGCGATCAGCCCGGCAAGTTCCTTAATGCCTACTACGATCATCATTGCTATTTCCCACTGTACGTGTTCTGCGGCCGTGATTTGCTGGTGAGTTACCTGCGCACCAGCAACCGAATATGAGAAATCCGGGCTAGGCGCTGTTCAGACCTTGCCGACGTCTATTCCATTAAGCACCGGAGTAATCTAAGGTTAGGGCTGGTTTAAAGTCTATCGGGACGGGGTATTTTTAGTGTTTTCAAATTTTCTTCGTCCAAACAATCTATCCCAAAAAATGATGCGTGTTATTTTTGCTATCTATTTTGGCGTAGCTTGCTTAATCACAGGCCTGCAGTTCTTGACCGAATATTTGAAAACGCAGGATTCAATCCTAAGCGAATTGAAACAGTTGGAAGAAACAGTTCGCGGCCCTATTTCTACCAGTTTGTGGCAATACAACCAGAATCAGCTAGACGCACTCATCGACGGACTTATCAAAATGCCAATTATTGAGGGTGTCGATGTTTTAGATAAACATGCCAAAAATATAATATCTAAAAGATCCTACACTTCGGCCTCAGTCCCTTTGTCAATGTTCGACACAAAATCAGACTTATATTGGTCGCTTAACGAGAAGAGAATATTTCTTGGCTCACTTACACTTTATTCATCGTCAGGAATCGTTTTAGATCGAGTTTTATTCGGTTTTTCTTTGATCGCAATTACGGCAATCATAAAGTTATCCATTTTGTTTTGGTTGTTTGTTTGGGCCTTTGATCGTTATTTGGCAATCCCCCTGAAAGAATTGATGTCACAAGTGGATGAGGTTCAACTAAGCCAGAATGTAAATAAGCGGATTAATATTTCTAATATTGATAATAACGAGCTCGGTCAACTTCAAAAACATATAAATGATATGCTGTCGGCCATGGAGAGGGACAGGGAACGACTATTGGAAAACGAGCAGGCCAAGCGAAGTTGGTTAGAGGATGCCGTCGCAAAGCGTACAGAAGAGTTACAAATATTGAATGAAAAGCTCAAGGAGCTGGCTAGAAGGGATTCTTTAACGGGAGCATTAAACCGGGGGAGTTTCTTTGAGATGGCGGAATATCTTCTCGTTCTTTCCCAGCGCCAAAAATCGCCCGCATCTTTTATTTTGATGGATTTAGATCACTTTAAAATGATCAATGATACGCATGGTCATTTT
This genomic interval carries:
- a CDS encoding sensor domain-containing diguanylate cyclase — translated: MFSNFLRPNNLSQKMMRVIFAIYFGVACLITGLQFLTEYLKTQDSILSELKQLEETVRGPISTSLWQYNQNQLDALIDGLIKMPIIEGVDVLDKHAKNIISKRSYTSASVPLSMFDTKSDLYWSLNEKRIFLGSLTLYSSSGIVLDRVLFGFSLIAITAIIKLSILFWLFVWAFDRYLAIPLKELMSQVDEVQLSQNVNKRINISNIDNNELGQLQKHINDMLSAMERDRERLLENEQAKRSWLEDAVAKRTEELQILNEKLKELARRDSLTGALNRGSFFEMAEYLLVLSQRQKSPASFILMDLDHFKMINDTHGHFVGDKVLIHFTHTIRTFLRKTDLIGRLGGEEFAIFLPDAGIDDAFRLADKIRKAISDSILEVDGKTVAYTVSLGVASSGQKDHLIDELFKRADKKLYGAKDKGRDRVEK